The Lycium barbarum isolate Lr01 chromosome 10, ASM1917538v2, whole genome shotgun sequence genome includes a region encoding these proteins:
- the LOC132614876 gene encoding GDSL esterase/lipase At5g08460-like, whose product MAWKVLFLCNLALFVFLSFEEATADDEPQFTALFVFGDSLMDPGNNNYLANSLAKANYVPYGVDFQGPTGRFCNGRTIIDYLGDLLGLPLIPAYTATITLGCDISKGVNYASVAAEILDETCQSLAEYNHDSIFVYGNTFGGFTHIFNNASAYGKENILLI is encoded by the exons ATGGCGTGGAAGGTTCTTTTCTTATGCAATTTAGCtctctttgtttttctttcttttgaagaAGCCACTGCTGATGATGAGCCACAGTTCACGGCTTTATTTGTCTTTGGGGATTCACTTATGGATCCTGGAAACAATAACTATCTGGCAAACTCTTTGGCAAAGGCTAATTATGTACCTTATGGAGTTGATTTTCAAGGACCCACTGGGAGATTTTGCAATGGAAGAACCATAATAGATTATTTGG GTGATCTGCTAGGACTTCCACTTATTCCAGCTTACACAGCTACTATCACCTTGGGTTGTGATATTTCCAAAGGAGTAAATTATGCTTCAGTTGCAGCCGAGATTCTTGACGAGACATGCCAAAGTCTT gcAGAATACAACCATGACTCCATCTTTGTTTACGGCAATACTTTTGGAGGATTTACCCACATATTCAACAATGCCTCTGCTTATGGTAAGGAAAACATCCTATTGATTTAG